From a region of the Candidatus Pantoea bituminis genome:
- a CDS encoding SprT family zinc-dependent metalloprotease, which yields MKTPRLPIALQQAVMRSLRHSLELANQKLARSYPEPKLIYQQRGTAAGTAWLEKWEIRLNPVLLLENQQAFIDEVVPHELAHLLVWKHFGRVAPHGKEWKWMMESVLGVPAQRTHRFEVESVRSRTFNYRCQCQQHHLTVRRHNRVVRGESEYRCVSCGSLLKPGDYLPS from the coding sequence ATGAAAACACCTCGTCTTCCCATCGCGCTACAGCAAGCCGTGATGCGCTCGCTGCGCCACTCGCTTGAGTTGGCTAATCAAAAATTAGCGCGCAGCTATCCCGAACCCAAACTGATTTATCAGCAGCGTGGCACCGCAGCTGGCACCGCCTGGCTAGAAAAGTGGGAAATCCGTCTAAATCCCGTTTTGCTGTTAGAGAATCAACAAGCCTTTATTGATGAAGTGGTGCCGCATGAGCTGGCTCATCTGCTGGTGTGGAAACATTTTGGTCGGGTTGCGCCCCATGGCAAAGAGTGGAAATGGATGATGGAAAGCGTGCTTGGCGTGCCTGCCCAGCGTACTCACCGCTTTGAGGTGGAATCGGTGCGCAGTCGCACCTTCAACTACCGCTGTCAGTGCCAGCAGCATCATCTCACTGTGCGTCGTCATAATCGCGTCGTGCGTGGAGAAAGCGAATATCGCTGCGTGAGCTGCGGCAGTCTGTTAAAGCCAGGCGACTATTTGCCATCCTGA